The DNA segment GTGGGCGTAAGGGTGAAGCTCAGGCGGAAGGGCACACCCTCCTCGGCGAGCCGCTCCAGGCGGGCCAGGAGCGGGATGTAGCACTCGGCCATCGCCTCGTGGAGCCATCCTTCCTCCAGGGCGTCGGGGTGCTCCGGATGGCGCACGAAGGGGAGGTGGGCGTGGAGGACCAGCGCCACGCGCCCCAGGGATTCAGCCACGGGAGGTCGCCTCCTTCAGGGGTACCTCGGCGCCCCGGTCCGCGAAGCTCGCTCGGGTCACCAGGAGGGCGAAGGTCCGGCGCAGGCCGCCGTCCACGCTCACCGCCTCCAGGCCGAAGGGGAAACTCCCGTCGGGAAGCCCCACACGCAAGGAGAAGCTTCCGTCCGGCCGGAGGGAGACGGGATCGCGGTTGAGCCACAGGGTTGCGGTGGGCGCCGTCCGCCCGTGGAGGATCAGCTCCGCCTCCACCTCCAGGGGCAGGTCGGCCGCCGGGGAAGGGGCCCACGCTCCCGCGGGGCTCGCCCCCGGGCTCGTCACCCACGCGAGAGGCGATCCCTCGGCCAGGGGCAGCGCGAGCCCGGCAAGGAGCCTCTGGCGACGCTCGGCGAACTCGGGGGAACCCTGGGGGTCCATCCCCCGGAGCTGGCGGAGGACCACCTCCTGGGCACGGCTCACCCTGGGGGCGGTCAGGTAGGCCGGGTCACGGGGGGGCGTCTCCACGCGGTTGGAGCGGGCCACCAGGGTGAAGCCGCCGCCCGGGCCCCGCAGGCCCAGCTCTGCCTCGAACCGGTGGCCCGGCCGGCCTGCCTCGATGTACCAGCTCTCCGCCTCGCCCACGCCGATCTCCTGGAAGGGGCCGGTCTCGGCCAGGTCGTGCACCCGCAGGACCGGCTCCAGCTCCGTCTCCCGGCACGCCTGCTGGGCGGCCGCGACGCCGAACGAGGGAGGCGTGATCTCCCAGTACGCGAAGATCCATTCAGGGTCGCGTACCAGGAGCGTGACGCGATCCTCGCCGTAGCGCGCCGGCAAGGCCGGGGTCTGAAGCTGAGCCAGACTCACCGTGGATCCCCCTTCGCCGTGGGGCGGGCGTAGCAGGCCAGTGGGCGGCCGACCTTACTATGTTCGCGGCGCGGTGGCGGTATGCGGGAAAAGCTGTGCAGGGATGCGGTCCGGCGGGGAAGAAGTAGAAGCGCGCCCGGCCGATCGGGGCGTGTCTTCCAGCGACCGCGCCCGGTAGGCGCCGGCGTGAGGGGATGGTGGCCATGTCAGGCACGACAGCCTGGCTCATCCGCGGGGCGAAGGTTCTGGCGGAGGACGGTTGGGACGACGGCGCGGTGCTGGCCGTGGTGGCGGGGCGCATCGCCTACCGGGGGGACCTGCGGGCCCTTCCCCGCCGGCTCGAGGTGGCCGGAACGGAGGTGGGGCGCCAGAGCCTGGAAGAGATCCAGGCCGAAGGCGGCTACCTCTGCCCCGGCTTTGTCGACATCCACGTCCACGGTGGGGGCGGCGCCGACGTGATGGACGCCTCGCCCGGGGCGTTGCGGCAGATCGCCCGCACCCACGCCCGCCACGGCACCGTGGCGCTCCTGGCCACCACCGTCAGCGCGCCCTACGAGCACGTGCGCCGGGTGATGGAAGCGGTGCAGGAGACGTCGGACGGCCTGGACGAAGGCTCGGAGATCCTGGGCGTTCACCTGGAGGGCCCGCACCTGAGCCCGAGGCGGGCGGGGGCCCAGAACCCCGAGTACCTCACCCCTCCGGACCCTCGCGAGCTGGAGGCCCTGATGGAGCGCTTCCCCGGCCTGCTGGCCATGGTCACCCTGGCGCCCGAGCTGGACGGTGCCTCGGAGCTGATCGAGCTCCTTCATCGCAGCGGCGTGGTGCCGGCCGTGGGGCACAGCGACGCCACCTACGAGCAGGCCGTGGAAGCCTTTCAGCACGGTGCCCAGCACGCCGTGCACACCTTCAACGGGATGAACCCCCTCCACCACCGGGCCCCCGGCGTGCCGGGCGCGGTGATCACCACTCGCCCCGTGACCGCGGAGCTCATCGCGGACGGCTTCCACGTGCACCCGGGAGTCGCCCGGCTCCTCTGGCAGGTGAAGGGCCCCGATCGGCTCGTGCTGGTGACCGACGCCATGCGGGCCACGGACCTGCCCGACGGACGCTACGAGCTGGGCGGGCTGGAGGTGGAGGTACACGCCGGGGCCGCGCGCCTGGCCGGCAGTGAGACCCTGGCGGGCAGCACCCTCACCCTGGAGCGGGCGGTCCGCTGGATGGCCAACGAGGTGGGCGTCCCTCTGGCCGACGCCGTGCGCCTGGCCTCCCAGAACCCCGCCCGTCGGCTGGGCTTGGGCGACCGCCTGGGCAGCCTGGAGGTGGGGAAGGACGGAAGCGTCGTCCTCCTGGACGGGGAGCTCCGGGTACGGCTCACCCTGCATCAGGGGTGGGTGCTCTACGACGGGCAGGGCAGCGAGTACGACGAGGCGGAAGCCGAGCGGAGCCAGGACGCGTTGGGTGATGGCCCGGCGGCGGCCGGCGGCCTGGGCGCGGAGCCCGAGGCGGAACCCAGCGCCAGCGTCCTGGCCCGCATGGAGCACGAGGAGGAGCTCTGAAGGTCCATGCAGATCCGTGTCGTGGGGGAACCCTCGTCGGTGGCGGACGGAGCGGCCCGGGAGGTGATCCGCCAGGTGACGGAACGCCCGGACAGCGTCCTGGGCCTGGCCACCGGCGCCACGCCCGAGGGGCTCTACCGGGAGCTGGTGAAAGCCTACCGGCGGGGC comes from the Limnochorda pilosa genome and includes:
- a CDS encoding DUF4912 domain-containing protein, with translation MSLAQLQTPALPARYGEDRVTLLVRDPEWIFAYWEITPPSFGVAAAQQACRETELEPVLRVHDLAETGPFQEIGVGEAESWYIEAGRPGHRFEAELGLRGPGGGFTLVARSNRVETPPRDPAYLTAPRVSRAQEVVLRQLRGMDPQGSPEFAERRQRLLAGLALPLAEGSPLAWVTSPGASPAGAWAPSPAADLPLEVEAELILHGRTAPTATLWLNRDPVSLRPDGSFSLRVGLPDGSFPFGLEAVSVDGGLRRTFALLVTRASFADRGAEVPLKEATSRG
- the nagA gene encoding N-acetylglucosamine-6-phosphate deacetylase, with translation MSGTTAWLIRGAKVLAEDGWDDGAVLAVVAGRIAYRGDLRALPRRLEVAGTEVGRQSLEEIQAEGGYLCPGFVDIHVHGGGGADVMDASPGALRQIARTHARHGTVALLATTVSAPYEHVRRVMEAVQETSDGLDEGSEILGVHLEGPHLSPRRAGAQNPEYLTPPDPRELEALMERFPGLLAMVTLAPELDGASELIELLHRSGVVPAVGHSDATYEQAVEAFQHGAQHAVHTFNGMNPLHHRAPGVPGAVITTRPVTAELIADGFHVHPGVARLLWQVKGPDRLVLVTDAMRATDLPDGRYELGGLEVEVHAGAARLAGSETLAGSTLTLERAVRWMANEVGVPLADAVRLASQNPARRLGLGDRLGSLEVGKDGSVVLLDGELRVRLTLHQGWVLYDGQGSEYDEAEAERSQDALGDGPAAAGGLGAEPEAEPSASVLARMEHEEEL